The following are encoded together in the Paludisphaera mucosa genome:
- a CDS encoding 5-oxoprolinase subunit PxpA, with product MNASNAEPRSIDVNADLGEGFPHDAALLERVTSASISCGAHAGDPESIRCTLREALARGVVVGAHPGYPDREGFGRRDRDLDAQMVERLICDQVADLRRLADEAGVEIRFLKPHGALYNQAQSREATARGVVAAAVALGLPLLGQPGTLPETLARSAGVVYIPEGFPDRRYRADGSLTPRAEPGAVLESPDELAANVRRLAAGGLVQTLCIHGDEAEALANASRLRAILDDLGIAVRPFVPGRS from the coding sequence ATGAACGCCTCGAACGCTGAACCCCGGTCGATCGACGTGAACGCCGACCTCGGCGAGGGCTTCCCCCACGACGCCGCGCTCCTGGAACGGGTGACCTCCGCGAGCATCTCGTGCGGCGCCCACGCCGGCGATCCGGAATCGATCCGTTGCACCTTGCGCGAGGCCCTCGCCCGCGGCGTCGTCGTCGGGGCCCACCCCGGCTATCCCGATCGCGAGGGCTTCGGCCGCCGCGACAGGGACCTCGACGCCCAAATGGTCGAACGCCTGATCTGCGATCAGGTCGCCGACCTGCGGCGGCTCGCCGACGAGGCCGGCGTCGAGATCCGCTTCCTCAAGCCCCACGGGGCCCTGTACAACCAGGCCCAGAGCCGGGAGGCGACCGCGCGGGGCGTCGTCGCGGCGGCCGTCGCCCTGGGCCTGCCGCTGCTCGGCCAGCCGGGGACGCTCCCGGAAACGCTCGCGCGGTCGGCGGGCGTCGTTTACATCCCCGAGGGCTTCCCCGACCGCCGCTACCGCGCCGACGGCTCCCTGACGCCCCGCGCCGAGCCCGGGGCCGTCCTCGAAAGTCCGGACGAGCTGGCCGCGAACGTCCGGCGGCTAGCCGCGGGCGGCCTCGTGCAGACGCTCTGCATCCACGGCGACGAGGCCGAAGCCCTCGCCAACGCGTCGCGGCTCCGCGCGATCCTGGACGACCTGGGGATCGCGGTCCGGCCGTTCGTGCCGGGGCGATCGTGA
- a CDS encoding glycosyltransferase family 39 protein gives MTFESRRVGGWVAILGTLLVAAGLRIYDLGAASFWYDEVVTMRLAETPTPAAMLRLLSEIDATRAPLHPLLLQGWLRAFGNSEASGRALSVLFGLGTVALLAPLGRLAFDRTTGRWATWLGVVSPLLVYYSREVRMYALLVFLTTLAWTLLFALRASTTRAKTIGYAVCCGALLFTHPLGLLMWGTLAKASALDARGFFGSRRAWAAVHFGVLAAAAPWLVRYFDHAPEFLTGTLPIRFLLGTPIGFLGGNFLTLAAMTGLIAYGLTHRPRDPDRPMGVWVAPAGLTLWLVLPPTILYAYSAVANPIFGPSRYTLFCAPAFLVLIAQGLARLPVGGRWAAAAGMSALAFATLPGLAYDPDARADWRGFAARLASDVQRDPGLRPIVFVASASRPNVEVETARYYLGRLGPVVDFATFEARLHDREGRTAYLAAGARSLAGLDPSFAARVTAAEPAWTRGPLVFRLRAGAPAPSPGTPPGPGTPGR, from the coding sequence ATGACCTTCGAATCCCGGCGCGTCGGGGGCTGGGTCGCGATCCTGGGGACCTTGCTCGTCGCGGCGGGCTTGCGGATCTACGACCTCGGTGCGGCGAGCTTCTGGTACGACGAGGTCGTGACGATGCGGCTGGCGGAGACGCCGACGCCGGCGGCGATGCTGCGGCTGCTGTCCGAGATCGACGCCACCCGCGCGCCGCTGCATCCGCTGCTGCTCCAAGGCTGGCTGAGGGCGTTCGGGAACTCGGAGGCGTCGGGGCGGGCCCTGAGCGTCCTCTTCGGGCTGGGGACCGTCGCGTTGCTCGCGCCGCTCGGCCGCCTGGCCTTCGACCGAACCACCGGCCGATGGGCGACCTGGCTGGGGGTGGTCAGCCCGCTGCTCGTGTACTACTCGCGCGAGGTCCGGATGTACGCCCTGCTCGTCTTCCTGACGACGCTCGCCTGGACGCTGCTGTTCGCCTTGCGGGCGTCGACGACGCGGGCGAAGACGATCGGCTACGCGGTTTGTTGCGGGGCCCTGTTGTTCACGCACCCCCTGGGGCTGCTCATGTGGGGGACGCTGGCCAAGGCCTCGGCGCTCGACGCCCGGGGGTTCTTCGGCTCGCGGCGGGCCTGGGCGGCGGTGCACTTCGGGGTGCTGGCGGCCGCGGCCCCATGGCTCGTCCGCTACTTCGACCACGCGCCCGAGTTCCTCACCGGGACGCTGCCGATCAGGTTCCTGCTGGGGACGCCCATCGGCTTCCTGGGGGGCAATTTCCTGACGCTTGCAGCGATGACGGGCCTGATCGCGTACGGGCTGACGCATCGCCCAAGGGACCCGGACCGGCCCATGGGCGTCTGGGTCGCGCCGGCCGGCCTGACGCTCTGGCTGGTCCTGCCGCCGACGATCCTCTACGCCTATTCCGCGGTCGCGAACCCGATCTTCGGTCCGTCGCGATACACGCTCTTCTGCGCGCCGGCGTTCCTGGTCCTGATCGCGCAGGGGCTGGCCCGGCTGCCCGTCGGGGGCCGCTGGGCGGCCGCCGCGGGGATGTCGGCCCTGGCGTTCGCGACGCTCCCCGGCCTGGCCTACGACCCCGACGCCAGGGCCGACTGGCGGGGCTTCGCCGCGCGACTCGCGTCCGACGTGCAACGCGACCCGGGCTTGCGGCCGATCGTGTTCGTCGCCTCGGCGTCGCGCCCGAACGTCGAGGTCGAGACGGCCCGCTATTACCTCGGCCGGCTCGGCCCGGTCGTCGACTTCGCGACGTTCGAGGCTCGTCTCCACGACCGCGAAGGCCGCACGGCCTACCTGGCCGCGGGGGCCCGGTCGCTCGCCGGGCTCGACCCCAGCTTCGCGGCCCGCGTCACGGCCGCGGAGCCGGCCTGGACGCGGGGGCCGCTGGTGTTCCGCCTGCGGGCGGGGGCGCCGGCGCCGTCTCCGGGGACGCCTCCAGGACCGGGAACGCCAGGCCGTTGA
- a CDS encoding 5-oxoprolinase subunit B family protein encodes MPTHLEPLGDRAFLARFDAEDDARRWAVAVRARGFSGVVDVVLAYRSTAVIADPEACDLDELGRALGELAPVDVGAVGGVRHVLPVLYDGPDLDEAAGRLGMDRDELVARHSGPDYRVFAVGFLPGFPYAGYLPDELRGLARRDEPRLRVAAGSVAIVGRQTGVYPIASPGGWHLLGRTPLRIADAEAGRFPIRAGDRIQFRPVDREEFEARSDERLER; translated from the coding sequence ATGCCGACCCACCTGGAGCCGCTGGGCGACCGGGCCTTCCTGGCCCGGTTCGACGCCGAGGACGACGCCCGCCGCTGGGCCGTCGCCGTCCGTGCGCGGGGCTTCTCCGGGGTCGTCGACGTCGTGCTCGCCTACCGCTCGACGGCCGTGATCGCCGACCCCGAGGCCTGCGACCTCGACGAACTCGGGCGTGCGCTCGGGGAGCTGGCGCCGGTCGACGTCGGCGCGGTCGGGGGCGTGCGTCACGTCCTGCCGGTCCTCTACGACGGGCCCGACCTCGACGAGGCGGCGGGTCGGCTGGGGATGGACCGGGACGAGCTGGTCGCGCGGCATTCGGGGCCCGACTACCGGGTCTTCGCCGTCGGCTTCCTGCCGGGCTTCCCGTATGCCGGCTACCTCCCCGACGAGCTTCGCGGGCTGGCCCGCCGCGACGAGCCCCGGCTGCGGGTGGCGGCGGGGTCGGTGGCGATCGTGGGGCGGCAGACCGGCGTCTACCCGATCGCGTCGCCCGGCGGCTGGCATCTCCTCGGCCGCACGCCGCTGCGGATCGCCGACGCCGAGGCCGGCCGGTTCCCCATCCGCGCCGGCGACCGCATCCAATTCCGGCCCGTCGACCGCGAGGAGTTCGAAGCGAGGTCCGATGAACGCCTCGAACGCTGA